The stretch of DNA CTCGATGGAGTGCGCCGGATTTATCACCACGCTCTGCCGCGGGGCCGAGTGGGCAGCGACCGGCAAGGTGACGCAGCCGATTCCGAGCGACTTTCCGACCGCCGACAAGGAAAGCAAACGGACGGCGAAATAGAGAAGATCGCAACCATTCTCATCCCCCCTAAAACGGGCGCCGGGCAATTCGGCGCCCGTTTTTTTGTGTCCAAACCTCGCACGAACGAGGTATTTCTGGAAAAATTATGATTTATTGATGTTTTTGACTTTCCGCGATCGATCCGAGTCACAATAATTTTCGCGAATCCTTTTCTTTTTGCGATCATATCTCATCCCGTAGGTTCGATTATGGAAAAAAGAAACGCTTTTACGCTCGTAGAGCTGTTGGTGGTTATCGCCATCATCGGCGTCTTGATCGCCCTGCTCTTGCCCGCGGTCCAGCAAGCCCGCGAAGCGGCCCGTCGGATGTCGTGCACCAACAATATCAAACAGCTTGTGTTGGCTTTGCATAACTACGAGTCGTCATTCAAGGTCTTCCCGACTGGACGACTAGGTTGCGACGGGGCCTGCAGCCCGCAGAATGGTCCCGCCACCAGTGGGTTTGTGCTGCTGCTGCCGCAGTTGGAACAGGGGAACCTGTACGAGCAATTCGCTCCCTACGGCCCCAACAACAGCTTCCCCGGTAGCCTGCCGTCGAGCGTCTTGTCGCAGCGGCCCGACGCCTTCGTTTGCCCCAGTTCGATCATGGAACCGACCGTCACGCTCAGCAGCAAAGACTGGGCGACCTCCAGCTACGCGTTTTGCTCGGGGCACTACGGTCCGGACCAGGGGATCGGGTCGAGAGTGAAATGGCTGAACAGCGGCATGTTCGTCTATCGCGATGCTAAGAAGATCGCCGATGCGACCGATGGCCTATCGAATGTTTTCGTCATCGGCGAAGTGGTCGACGGACACGATTCGCGCGGCCGCAATCGTTGGGCGAGCGCCGGGCGATTGGAAGATTCGCTCCGTTCGACTCGTAACCCGGTCAATACCTATCCCGGTCAAGGCGAAACGACCAGCCCGTACGGCACGCCGCTGAACGCCGCGTTCGCCAGTCGTCACCCTGGCGGCGGCAACTTTGGCTTCGGCGACGGTTCGGTCGCGTTCATCCCGGAAACGATCAATCTGACCGTGTATCGCAATCTGGGACGTCGCGACTCGGGCGTGCCCAAATCGTGGTAAGTAAGCAGGGAGAACGATCGATGTTGCGAATCATCATGGCGGCCGCGCTGTTGCTTGCCGCGGTCGCGGCGATCGGTTGCGGCGGTCGCACCGAAAAGATTGTGCCGGTCACCGGTACGATCATGATTGACGGAGAACCGATGAGGGCGGGCGTCGACGGTTTCGTCACGCTCGCTCCCCCAGCAGGCCGACCAGCGATCGGCAAGATCGACGGCGAAACAGGCCGCTTTACTTTGACTAGCTATGAAGACGGCGATGGCGCCCTGGTCGGTACGCACGAAGTGAGCGTGACGGTCAACGCCATCGGCCGTGGCGGAAATCCGACGTCGCTGATTCCAGAGAAATACCAGGATCTGGGAACCTCGGGCTTGCGAGCTAAGGTCGATGGCCCGACCGACTCGCTGCAGATCGACCTGGAAGGCCCGCTCAAGTCGAACGTGAATGCGGTCGATCCGCGAACGCTGGGGGATGACCCAGGTTTCTAAGCAAACCAACCGCCCCCGGTTAGCCCCGACAGCTCTGCTGTCGGGGCCGAGATCGTCGGCAGGAAGCATCCATCCGAGGAGGGCGTTACAGCGGAAGCTCCCTAGATCGATCAAAGTCGCCAGCCCCCATGTGCAACTGGCCGGGCGTTGATGCTTCCTGCGGCTGCGCCGCCCCGATAGCGAGAGCTATCGCGGCTAGCTGCCTGTTGAAAAATGCCATCGTGGCATTTTCCAACCTCGCCAAGCTCAGAGCGTAGCTCTTCGCGGCTCGCAAAATAACGACTTACGTCGCTATTTTGGGATCGCATCCGTGCGATCACGCAGTCCGTCGAGAAAATCAACGGACTGGTAACCATCGATAACTACTTCAGCGATCGGCTCAGCTGCTGGAATTTTTGCTTCCAGGTCGGGCCGCCCAGATCGGGATAGAGCGTTTGCAGGTAGAGCAGCAGCTTGCCGGCCTCTTCGGTTTCTCCGAGGGAGATTTGCAGGCGAGCCGTTTCGTACTTGGCCTGGTACCA from Blastopirellula retiformator encodes:
- a CDS encoding DUF1559 domain-containing protein, with protein sequence MEKRNAFTLVELLVVIAIIGVLIALLLPAVQQAREAARRMSCTNNIKQLVLALHNYESSFKVFPTGRLGCDGACSPQNGPATSGFVLLLPQLEQGNLYEQFAPYGPNNSFPGSLPSSVLSQRPDAFVCPSSIMEPTVTLSSKDWATSSYAFCSGHYGPDQGIGSRVKWLNSGMFVYRDAKKIADATDGLSNVFVIGEVVDGHDSRGRNRWASAGRLEDSLRSTRNPVNTYPGQGETTSPYGTPLNAAFASRHPGGGNFGFGDGSVAFIPETINLTVYRNLGRRDSGVPKSW